Genomic DNA from Alicyclobacillus fastidiosus:
GGATGCACCGATCAAGCCGCTCCAAGTTGTATTCAGATGCAGTTGTGGCCTGATTTGAATCAAAGCAATGGCGATTATACTGAGAATGTAGCCATCCAGGAATGGACCACCCGAAGAATACACGGTGAGGCGTGCGTGAAATCCACTGAATTCAGCATCGTCAACAATGTTTTTTCTTTTTCTTTTCATCATTCGACCCCCGTTGTAGGATCAGTCATATTCGGCGTCGGATACGATGGTATAGCTTCGGCGTCGGATACGATGGTATAGCGTAAGCGACACTTAGCACCATTCAACTGAATTTTGTGCATATGTAGAGTTTTTATCCAAAATACTCGAGTTACTGTGAACGTGTCGCATGGTATTCCGAGTGGAGAAGTGGATGCACCAGAAAGCGAGTAGAACGACAGGTATCAGACCGACCTGTTGGCGTTGCTCCGTACAGAGGCGTTCCGAAGGTGTGCCTGTTCTTTATAATGATTTCGTAGGGGGGTGACGGGTTCGATCTCGCCAGACGAAAACGTACTACTGCAACTTCTTCAGATCTCTAAGTCTTTTTCGGGGACGCGTGTGCTTGATCGAATAAGCGTTTCGATTTATAGAAATGAATGCACCGCGATCGTTGGACCCAATGGGTCAGGAAAGAGCACGGTATTGCGGCTTATTGCTGGCCTCATTCCTGCCGGTAGCGGAACGAGGGAAGTGTCTGTCACACAAATCAAGATTGGTTATGTCCCGGACAGATTCCCTATACTGCGGTTTACGCCCAAAGAGTATCTCCTGGATATGGGGAGATTGCAAGGAATACCGGCCACTCGATTGCAAAAACGAGTCGAAGAATTGTTAACGTTTTTAATTTAGATACGAAGTGAACACGCTAGTGGCGTGGTTGTCGTGCAAGCTAGATTTGAACAATCGAGCGATGAAGACCAATTCGTAAATCAAGATGACGTTTTAAATGTTGAAACGGACCAAGGTGTCTCGTCGATTCGGGTCTACTCTGCTGTAAGTAACGATGTATTCGTGTGCTTTTGCAAATGAATGCGTCCATCTGTCCCTGAATCCGGTTCAATCCGGCGATCACCGATTGTACTTTCGAAATGGGGGAATGCGGAATGAAGGGGGGATCGAACCATGATTCCTTTCATTCGGTACATGACGCGATATTACGCAAGATCTTATCAGTACGTAGCACCACTTTTGTTCTTTCTTGCAACTATTTTGATTGTCTTTAGCACTAGATCGAGTGATGTACTTGGAACGTACTCATTTGGGGCGATGTGGGTGTTCTTGGTGTCAGCCTGGTTGGCGTATGGTTATACGCGGGTGGAGCATGGGACCCAACAGCAAATCACGGTTTTGAAAATGCGCGGAATCCAAAAGTATCTACGTGCAAAGCTTGTCTTTATTTCATTCGTCGCGGTGGTTGTTGCCTGCGGTTCGGTTGTGTATCCCCTGATCGCACATACTTTTATTGCCCCTGTTGCGGGTGGTGACCTATTGGTTGAGTTTGTCGAAACCATGTCATTTGCTCTAATTGGTGTTGGTATAGGCATGTTTTTTAACGAAACATTCTTTCCCAAAAAGAGTACCGCCATCATTGGACTGGTATTTGTTTGTCTGATATCGGTGATTGGTGAACAAACGGGAGCGAAACTACCTTCATTCCTTCAGTGGTTGGTTTGGGTTGTAACGCCAGTTTCACATACCGTGTATGTGGTGCAGCAATGGGAATCTTTTGGTGGCTTAGACCATGTGGTCAGTTTAACGTGGTCGTTTGTTTACGCTCTTATTGTCATGACGTGGTATACCAAGTTGTCACAACGAAGACTGTTTCACTAGCTTTGTAAAGGAAAGAGGTCTGACCGTATGTCGATTAGCTATCAAGTCATTGGACAAGGATATCCGATTGTGATGTTGCATGGTTGGACGCTGGACCATCGAGTGATGCAGCACGCAATGGAACCGCTATTTGAAAAGAGAAGCGGCGCAGGATATTGTCTAAATGCCTTTTCTTCCCCGTAGATGGGGGCATGATGTTCATTCGCTCCAAGGACGAGGTCAGCCGCAATCCGCACGAATTTGCAGAAGTGGCTGACATCCCACTTGGAGTCGAACTCTTATCACGCCTTGTTACAGTTGGGTCGAAAGTCAAGCAGGTTATTGGATGTTCAATGCGGTTTGAGCGTTTTGCAGGTCTAATGCAATCTGCTCTTGCGGGTTGTAGGCGTGGTACCATCCCTGGTCCAGCATGTATTTCGAGACCAACTCGTGAGTCTCGATGGCATCTTCAAGCTGTTTACGGAGCACCGCGCGAACTTCGGGGGAGGCCGTTTCCGTAATGGCGACTGAGTAGTTCCATACGCCCGTTTTGGCTGTGATGAGCAAATCGGTAGCAACGACTTGGTCTGTCATATCTGCCGTTCCGGTGATATTCTCGATAATCGGGTTCACTGTTGTACCACTCCCTGATGCTCCGTCATGATGCTCGCACCCGACAATAGGTCTTGCAGTTCCTGAATGTGCCGTCTGTCGGTTGCGGCACATGTCCCAAGCAGACTGTTTAGCCCCCCGTCACTTACCAGTGCTTGCATAGTGCTGGCTTTTGTCATGCACACGTTCTTAAACGCGAGCAACTCGTGCACTTCCATGGTTTCATGGAGCGCGAATGCCTTCTCAGCCATGTCTACCTCCTCCGTCCTCATGGAATGACCTGGGTTACGGTTTGAGAATCACTTTAATGCATCCGTCGGATCGCGAGTCGAACAATTCGTACCCGTGGGTGGCTTGGTCTAACGGAAGTACGTGTGTGATCACGTCGCCTGGGTCTACTTTGCCCGTGTTAATCAATTCGTACATGTACGGCATGTAGTGCACGACTGGCGCCTGGCCTGTTCGAATATTGATGTTTCGATTCATGATGTGTCCAAGTGGGAAGCCGTTATACCGAGCGCCGTATACGCCAGTGATCTGGATGGTTCCGCCTCTGCGGACCGCCTCGGTTGCGATCTCGATGGCCCCCAACGTACCGCCTTGAAGCTTCAACGCCGTTTCGAGTACCTCGATAGGCGTCATCTTGCCGTCCATACCTACGCAATCGATGACGACGTCCGCGCCGCCTTTCGTGAGCTCGTTCAAATACACCCCGGTGTCTTCCTGCTTCTCAAAATTGACTGTTTCGACGTTGTTGGTTCGCTTGGCGTGCTCCAACCGGTACTCGAGATAATCCACGGCGATGACGCGCTTCGCGCCTTTCAGCCATGCGAATTTCTGCGTAAGCAGCCCAACCGGACCGCAGCCTAACACCACGACTGTGTCGCCGTCTTTGATACCCGCATTATCTGCAGTCCAGAACGCCGTCGACATGGCGTCTGCGATCAAAGCCAATCGTTCATCTTCGACTTCACAGTCATCAGGAAGGCGAAACGATGAAAAATTGGCAAATGGCACGCGGAGATACTCGGCTTGCCCTCCAGCATAGCCGCCAGTGGTGTGTGAATAGCCAAAGAAGCCACCAGTGTCCTCATATGGGTTGGCACGCTCGCACTGGCTTTCTAACTGGTGACTACAGTAAAAGCATTGACCACACGCTACGTTGAACGGAATGATGACACGGTCTCCCTTTTTGAGTTTGGTAACCTCAGGGCCTACTTCTTCTACAATCCCCATCGGTTCATGTCCAATCACATAATCTGTTGGGAGACCTGGAATCATTCCGTGAATGAGGTGCAAGTCCGATCCGCAGATGGCCGAACTTGTGATTTTGACGATCATGTCGTCTGGTTTTTCAATTTTGGGATTTGGAACATCTTTGACCACCACATTTTTGACACCTTGATACGTGACTGCTCTCACGCGATATCACTCCTTAATTTGGCTTTTGTGGCGTGTCAAACGTTTCAAGTACTTTGATCCGGTCTTTGAACAACGGCATTTGTGCGAGCCTAGCCGTCATTTGCGCCGATTTTAGGTCAAGTTGAAACTGTTCCCCAGGGTTGTAAGGATGCAGCCAACCTTTGTTGATCATCAATTGAGACAGTTTCTCGTGCATATCGAGCGCCTGTCGTAATTGATTTCGTACCTCCGTACGCACTTCAGGTGTCGCGCACTCGGTTAAGGACATCGCCGTGTTTCTGATTCCACTTTTCACAGTGAGCAAAAACTCAAGTGCTGCGGAAGCATTGGCAAAGCCGATCATATCTGTAAAATCCTCTATGTCCAATGGGGGGCCCATGTTTGGATTTGGGGCCCTGTTCACGTCTGTCACTCGAAACCCACCTCCGGATCACTGTGCGTGTGCACGTGTTAGTAGCGCCTGTAAGTTGTTTAACGCCTGCATGGACTGCTGCAGGTCTAACTGCATGAGTTGTTTAAGCTCTCTGTCTGTCACTAGACCATCCATTGCTTTCGCTTTCGCTGTGCAAATGGTTTTGAAATTCAGCAATTCATGGATTTCCATCATTTCGTGTGCTGCAAGTTGATTGGGTTGCTGCAATTACGCTCACCTCCCGTAACGATGTGACTGCGTAATTACATTGCTCCACTTGTGTCATGAATAGACTGTCTTGGTATGTAAAATTGAGGTAATGACAAAACGGTGTCCTTTACGTCTCTTGAGGAGGGTGCCCCGATAGGCCGGGAATATGGCCTATCGGGGCACCAAGTTCCTTGGGGAAGGGAGTTCGCCTGCTTTGATGTACTTCTAGCCATATGGCTCCGTATCAACCCACTTGAGGACGTGAATGGATACCTTGTGTTTGCCATACCGACGGATATGGAACCATCGGACGTAAAACTTCAGGTTCAAAACGGATTTAATCAAGTCGCTCTGAAAATCAGCTAATCGTCATGCGAACGTGGGTTATAATGATTCGAATCCTCGTTTGATTTCAATGTCCGAGATAACAGACGAGGAACAGCGTCACATGCGGAGTCCTAGCAGATACGGAGATGGTTCTATGCGAATACACAAGTTTGAGTTTGCATGTTCCAAGTGCGGTACGTCTCATGTACTTAAGGTTGTAGGAATGGTAATGAACAGCCCGAAGTGCACGCTGTGTGTGCAGCCAATGAAAATTGTGAGCATAACCAAAGTAAACGAGTAGTTGGTAAGCGTGATTATCGCTCGCTGGTGCACATTCTCTGATAGAGTAGCAAAGTCGATGGCTTCCCAACGCGGAGGCCATCGTTGTCATCCTCCCGACCGATGCTAGAAACGGGCATAGCGGTCGCTCACGCTACATACTCCACACGTCCCCGATTTTATGCCTTGTATCACTCGAAGTCTTCCAACTGTTCGGTGACCAGTCGGCTGTACACGCGCATGACCTGTAGATACTCTTGTATCTTGTATTCCACGAATTGTTCTTTCGATCCGGTAATGCTCAATGCCGCGACGACGCGATGAAGTTGATCGTACACGGGGATGGCCAAGGAACAGACGTCGTTCGTGGACTCCTCTGTCGTGACGGCATAATTGACCTCGCGAATTCGCGAAAGCTGTTTGCGAAGCTCACTGGCATCGGTGATCGTACGCCTAGTAATCGCTTTCATAGGTCGGCTGAGGACGCGGTCGATCTCGTCCGCATCTTGATAGGCGAGCAGGAGTTTGCCCACGGCCGTACTGTGACAAGGCACCCGCTTTCCACTGCTGCTAAACATGCGCGTGTCCTTGTCCTCCGGCAACTTGCACAGGTAGACGGCAGCGCCGGAATCGTAGATGGCCAAGCGCACAATGCGCCTGATCTGCGTCATCAGGTCGACGAGAATGGGGAAGGACTTCACGCGAATTTCCGTGCTGCGAAACGCCACCGAACCGATGACGAAGATGCCGATGCCCAGTCGGTATTTATGCGATGTGTCCTTGTCGATGAGGCCTGCTTTACTGAGGGTGCTCAACAGCCGATAGACCGTACTCTTCGCCAAGTGGAGCCGGTCGCTTAACTCGCTGATCCCCATGACGGGGCTGTCGTCGGAAAACTCCTGAAGTATGCGGATTGCATTATGAACAGAAGACAAGTGCTCTTGTTGTTTCGCCACCGTCCATCCTCCTCGGTGCCCGACCGAATAGCGGGTACGCAAACGAAGTTGAAGAGCAGCCGCTGTTGGTCACAGCGATGCTCCAGTCGAAGTAGGGAAGCGCTTCAACATTGCAAGCGAGTCGATAGGCCACCCAAATTGATTCGAGCGTGTCTGACTACATGATAGGGCAATCTACTTTCGCTCGCAATATTCTGTGAACTGAACTCTAGTCGGGCGCTAGTGACCAGCTCACGAGGCGACGGATCCGCCCTCGCGGCCGTCAACAAAATTGTCAGGCGTGTTCTACATAGCGGAAACAGCTAAATCACAATCGTTTTTCTGCTCTTACAATAACCACAGAGAGCGCGTATTACATGCGTGAAAGGAGATGGACTGTAACGTGCTTAAGGCAGATTTGAATGAACGCATCACTAGAACGGATGCGGGTACGCCGATGGGGGATGTCTTCCGACGCTATTGGATCCCGGCCGTGCTGTCAGAGGAATTGCCACATCCCGATTGCCCACCCGTCCGCGTCCGCATCCTCGGAGAGGATCTGGTGGTCTTCCGCGACAGCAACGGCGACGTTGGGCTTTTGGACGCTTATTGTCCGCATCGCCAGGCTCATCTATTTTGGGGGCGCAACGAGGAATGCGGTTTACGGTGTGTCTACCACGGGTGGAAATTCGACATCACAGGCCAATGTGTCGATATGCCAAACGAACCGCCTGAGAGCAACTTTAAGCACAAGGTAAAGATCACGTCGTATCCGTGCTGGGAAGCAGGTGGCATCGTCTGGACTTACATGGGGCCGCCGCAGGAGCAGCCGCCATG
This window encodes:
- a CDS encoding spore coat protein; the protein is MNPIIENITGTADMTDQVVATDLLITAKTGVWNYSVAITETASPEVRAVLRKQLEDAIETHELVSKYMLDQGWYHAYNPQEQIALDLQNAQTALNIQ
- a CDS encoding spore coat protein — protein: MTDVNRAPNPNMGPPLDIEDFTDMIGFANASAALEFLLTVKSGIRNTAMSLTECATPEVRTEVRNQLRQALDMHEKLSQLMINKGWLHPYNPGEQFQLDLKSAQMTARLAQMPLFKDRIKVLETFDTPQKPN
- a CDS encoding IclR family transcriptional regulator; protein product: MAKQQEHLSSVHNAIRILQEFSDDSPVMGISELSDRLHLAKSTVYRLLSTLSKAGLIDKDTSHKYRLGIGIFVIGSVAFRSTEIRVKSFPILVDLMTQIRRIVRLAIYDSGAAVYLCKLPEDKDTRMFSSSGKRVPCHSTAVGKLLLAYQDADEIDRVLSRPMKAITRRTITDASELRKQLSRIREVNYAVTTEESTNDVCSLAIPVYDQLHRVVAALSITGSKEQFVEYKIQEYLQVMRVYSRLVTEQLEDFE
- a CDS encoding spore coat protein; protein product: MMEIHELLNFKTICTAKAKAMDGLVTDRELKQLMQLDLQQSMQALNNLQALLTRAHAQ
- a CDS encoding glutathione-dependent formaldehyde dehydrogenase — its product is MRAVTYQGVKNVVVKDVPNPKIEKPDDMIVKITSSAICGSDLHLIHGMIPGLPTDYVIGHEPMGIVEEVGPEVTKLKKGDRVIIPFNVACGQCFYCSHQLESQCERANPYEDTGGFFGYSHTTGGYAGGQAEYLRVPFANFSSFRLPDDCEVEDERLALIADAMSTAFWTADNAGIKDGDTVVVLGCGPVGLLTQKFAWLKGAKRVIAVDYLEYRLEHAKRTNNVETVNFEKQEDTGVYLNELTKGGADVVIDCVGMDGKMTPIEVLETALKLQGGTLGAIEIATEAVRRGGTIQITGVYGARYNGFPLGHIMNRNINIRTGQAPVVHYMPYMYELINTGKVDPGDVITHVLPLDQATHGYELFDSRSDGCIKVILKP